In Bombus vancouverensis nearcticus chromosome 1, iyBomVanc1_principal, whole genome shotgun sequence, a single genomic region encodes these proteins:
- the Syx17 gene encoding syntaxin 17 isoform X1, with product MSSWTENVAIKQPIRRLEIQINNFNVAIPHHVNLLKRHKSNIEKYRTQHEWEKMNREHINVARIIKQLKELLYQMDTLRAHVLDSDINQFDKLTGNARTSIMNAIREYMELQLNLPMSQPESPKEEDQPKSHPLDDTYIQLQKEQQELQHQEACLHTWNTLQEDIHQLHQLFLDFNKIVDDQKELVNAVEDNIEVTNVNVTEGEKFLQKAARYKVTMYPLAGAVIGTCIGGPVGLLAGLKVGGLTALGCGILGFTGASIIKKKEIEMQKSRSTEGHSLTKQKSVQKSISLPENLQETKKEL from the exons atgtcgTCTTGGACTGAAAATGTTGCAATAAAGCAACCTATTAGGCGCTTGGAGATCCAAATTAATAACTTCAATGTGGCCATACCACATCATGTTAACTTATTAAAACGGCATAAAAGTAACATTGAAAAA TATCGAACACAACATGAGTGGGAAAAGATGAATAGAGAACACATAAATGTAGCTAGGATTATAAAACAGCTTAAAGAATTACTATATCAAATGGACACTTTAAGAGCTCATGTTCTTGATTCTGACATTAATCAGTTTGATAAATTAACTGGCAATGCCCGTACAAGTATCATGAATGCAATCAGAGAATATATGg AACTACAGCTGAATTTGCCCATGTCACAACCAGAGTCACCCAAAGAAGAAGATCAACCCAAAAGTCATCCACTTGACGACACATATATCCAACTCCAGAAAGAACAGCAGGAGCTGCAGCATCAGGAGGCATGTCTGCATACTTGGAACACCTTGCAAGAAGATATACATCAACTTCATCAATTATTTCTTGACTTTAACAAAATTGTTGAT GATCAAAAGGAGCTAGTAAATGCAGTAGAAGACAACATAGAAGTAACAAATGTGAATGTAACAGAGGGTGAGAAATTCCTTCAAAAAGCTGCTAGGTACAAAGTTACTATGTACCCTTTAGCAGGAGCTGTAATTGGAACTTGTATTGGTGGACCGGTTGGTTTACTAGCTGGATTAAAAGTCGGTGGTCTAACTGCACTAGGTTGTGGTATTTTAG gATTTACTGGAGCATCCataataaagaaaaaggagatAGAAATGCAAAAATCGAGATCAACGGAGGGGCACAGTTTAACTAAGCAAAAATCTGTGCAGAAATCAATATCTTTACCTGAGAACTTACAAGAAACTAAGAAGGAGTTGTGA
- the LOC117153537 gene encoding uncharacterized protein LOC117153537, whose product MKLLLVLFTTLVAFATANSHYQSPNSRFHYVAMLQEKNFASDELSRDIHDFLNLVDENKIMNIVMSYLEDDEVQRAIEYMYSEAFHDLVRKVEAMPEYQNLVRYMEDSGLDMKKVISKIHKLFGMEDYVPPMEFSSMNTLSNLGGLKALFNAVEAALPLDKFTAMYNEKMHTSPAFQNFMQRLHSDEFQRIVTTVYQSPIFLEMRQKVINDGVDLVPIRDFIEKVLGIHLPRVDSRAMLRAEIFASDELSRDIHDFLNLVDENKIMNIVMSYLEDDEVQRAIEYMYSEAFHDLVRKVEAMPEYQNLVRYMEDSGLDMKKVISKIHKLFGMEDYVPPMEFSSMNTLSNLGGLKALFNAVEAALPLDKFTAMYNEKMHTSPAFQNFMQRLHSDEFQRIVTTVYQSPIFLEMRQKVINDGVDLVPIRDFIEKVLGIHLPRVDSRAMLRAEIFASDELSRDIHDFLNLVDENKIMNIVMSYLEDDEVQRAIEYMYSEAFHDLVRKVEAMPEYQNLVRYMEDSGLDMKKVISKIHKLFGMEDYVPPMEFSSMNTLSNLGGLKALFNAVEAALPLDKFTAMYNEKMHTSPAFQNFMQRLHSNEFQRIVTMVYQSPTFLDMRQKVINDGVDLAPIRDFIEKVLGIHLPRVDSRAMLRAEIFASDELSRDIHDFLNLVDENKIMNIVMSYLEDDEVQRAIEYMYSEAFHDLVRKVEAMPEYQNLVRYMEDSGLDMKKVISKIHKLFGMEDYVPPMEFSSMNTLSNLGGLKALFNAVEAALPLDKFTAMYNEKMHTSPAFQNFMQRLHSDEFQRIVTTVYQSPIFLEMRQKVINDGVDLVPIRDFIEKVLGIHLPRVDSRAMLRAEIFASDELSRDIHDFLNLVDENKIMNIVMSYLEDDEVQRAIEYMYSEAFHDLVRKVEAMPEYQNLVRYMEDSGLDMKKVISKIHKLFGMEDYVPPMEFSSMNTLSNLGGLKALFNAVEAALPLDKFTAMYNEKMHTSPAFQNFMQRLHSDEFQRIVTTVYQSPIFLEMRQKVINDGVDLVPIRDFIEKVLGIHLPRVDSRAML is encoded by the coding sequence ATGAAGCTCCTACTGGTACTGTTCACAACGCTCGTTGCGTTCGCAACAGCGAATTCTCATTACCAATCACCAAATTCGAGATTCCACTACGTTGCCATGTTACAAGAGAAAAACTTCGCCTCTGACGAACTATCCAGAGACATTCACGATTTCCTGAACCTGGTCGACGAGAACAAAATAATGAACATCGTTATGTCCTACCTGGAAGACGACGAAGTGCAGAGAGCAATCGAATACATGTACAGCGAAGCATTCCACGATTTGGTCCGCAAGGTCGAAGCTATGCCAGAATATCAGAATTTGGTGAGGTACATGGAAGACTCTGGCTTGGACATGAAAAAGGTGATTAGCAAAATCCACAAATTGTTCGGTATGGAAGACTACGTACCACCCATGGAATTCTCATCGATGAATACATTATCAAACCTTGGTGGATTGAAAGCTCTGTTCAACGCTGTAGAGGCTGCCCTCCCTTTGGACAAATTCACGGCCATGTACAATGAAAAGATGCACACCTCCCCTGCTTTCCAGAACTTCATGCAAAGGCTGCACTCCGACGAATTCCAGAGAATCGTCACCACGGTTTACCAATCACCAATCTTCCTGGAAATGAGACAAAAGGTCATCAACGACGGAGTGGACCTTGTACCAATCAGGGATTTCATCGAAAAGGTGCTTGGCATTCATCTTCCCAGAGTCGACTCCCGTGCCATGCTACGAGCGGAAATCTTCGCCTCTGACGAACTATCCAGAGACATTCACGACTTCCTGAACCTGGTCGACGAGAACAAAATAATGAACATCGTTATGTCCTACCTGGAAGACGATGAAGTGCAGAGGGCAATCGAATACATGTACAGCGAAGCATTCCACGATTTGGTGCGCAAGGTCGAAGCTATGCCAGAATATCAGAATTTGGTGAGATACATGGAAGACTCTGGCTTGGACATGAAAAAGGTGATCAGCAAAATCCACAAATTGTTCGGTATGGAAGACTACGTACCACCCATGGAATTCTCATCGATGAATACATTATCAAACCTTGGTGGATTGAAAGCTCTGTTCAACGCTGTAGAGGCTGCCCTCCCTTTGGACAAATTCACGGCCATGTACAATGAAAAGATGCACACCTCCCCTGCTTTCCAGAACTTCATGCAAAGGCTGCACTCCGACGAATTCCAGAGAATCGTCACCACGGTTTACCAATCACCAATCTTCCTGGAAATGAGACAGAAGGTCATCAACGACGGAGTGGACCTTGTACCAATCAGGGATTTCATCGAAAAGGTGCTTGGCATTCATCTTCCCAGAGTCGACTCCCGCGCCATGTTACGAGCGGAAATCTTCGCCTCTGACGAACTATCCAGAGACATTCACGACTTCCTGAACCTGGTCGACGAGAACAAAATAATGAACATCGTTATGTCCTACCTGGAAGACGATGAAGTGCAGAGGGCAATCGAATACATGTACAGCGAAGCATTCCACGATTTGGTGCGCAAGGTCGAAGCTATGCCAGAATATCAAAATTTGGTGAGGTACATGGAAGACTCTGGCTTGGACATGAAAAAGGTGATCAGCAAAATCCACAAATTGTTCGGTATGGAAGACTACGTACCACCCATGGAATTCTCATCGATGAATACATTATCAAACCTTGGTGGATTGAAAGCTCTGTTCAACGCTGTAGAGGCTGCCCTCCCTTTGGACAAATTCACGGCCATGTACAATGAAAAGATGCACACCTCCCCTGCTTTCCAGAACTTCATGCAAAGGCTGCACTCCAATGAATTTCAGAGAATCGTCACCATGGTTTACCAATCACCAACCTTTCTGGACATGAGACAGAAGGTCATCAACGACGGAGTGGACCTTGCCCCTATCAGGGATTTCATCGAAAAGGTGCTTGGCATTCATCTTCCCAGAGTCGACTCCCGCGCCATGTTACGAGCAGAAATCTTCGCCTCTGACGAACTATCCAGAGACATTCACGACTTCCTGAACCTGGTCGACGAGAACAAAATAATGAACATCGTTATGTCCTACCTGGAAGACGATGAAGTGCAGAGGGCAATCGAATACATGTACAGCGAAGCATTCCACGATTTGGTCCGCAAGGTCGAAGCTATGCCAGAATATCAGAATTTGGTGAGATACATGGAAGACTCTGGCTTGGACATGAAAAAGGTGATCAGCAAAATCCACAAATTGTTCGGTATGGAAGACTACGTACCACCCATGGAATTCTCATCGATGAATACATTATCAAACCTTGGTGGATTGAAAGCTCTGTTCAACGCTGTAGAGGCTGCCCTCCCTTTGGACAAATTCACGGCCATGTACAATGAAAAGATGCACACCTCCCCTGCTTTCCAGAACTTCATGCAAAGGCTGCACTCCGACGAATTCCAGAGAATCGTCACCACGGTTTACCAATCACCAATCTTCCTGGAAATGAGACAGAAGGTCATCAACGACGGAGTGGACCTTGTACCAATCAGGGATTTCATCGAAAAGGTGCTTGGCATTCATCTTCCCAGAGTCGATTCCCGTGCCATGTTACGAGCGGAAATCTTCGCCTCTGACGAACTATCCAGAGACATTCACGACTTCCTGAACCTGGTCGACGAGAACAAAATAATGAACATCGTTATGTCCTACCTGGAAGACGACGAAGTGCAGAGAGCAATCGAATACATGTACAGCGAAGCATTCCACGATTTGGTCCGCAAGGTCGAAGCTATGCCAGAATATCAGAATTTGGTGAGGTACATGGAAGACTCTGGCTTGGACATGAAAAAGGTGATTAGCAAAATCCACAAATTGTTCGGTATGGAAGACTACGTACCACCCATGGAATTCTCATCGATGAATACATTATCAAACCTTGGTGGATTGAAAGCTCTGTTCAACGCTGTAGAGGCTGCCCTCCCTTTGGACAAATTCACGGCCATGTACAATGAAAAGATGCACACTTCCCCTGCTTTCCAGAACTTCATGCAAAGGCTGCACTCCGATGAATTCCAGAGAATCGTCACCACGGTTTACCAATCACCAATCTTCCTGGAAATGAGACAGAAGGTCATCAACGACGGAGTGGACCTTGTACCAATCAGGGATTTCATCGAAAAGGTTCTTGGCATTCATCTTCCCAGAGTCGACTCCCGTGCCATGTTATGA
- the Syx17 gene encoding syntaxin 17 isoform X2 yields the protein MSSWTENVAIKQPIRRLEIQINNFNVAIPHHVNLLKRHKSNIEKYRTQHEWEKMNREHINVARIIKQLKELLYQMDTLRAHVLDSDINQFDKLTGNARTSIMNAIREYMELQLNLPMSQPESPKEEDQPKSHPLDDTYIQLQKEQQELQHQEDQKELVNAVEDNIEVTNVNVTEGEKFLQKAARYKVTMYPLAGAVIGTCIGGPVGLLAGLKVGGLTALGCGILGFTGASIIKKKEIEMQKSRSTEGHSLTKQKSVQKSISLPENLQETKKEL from the exons atgtcgTCTTGGACTGAAAATGTTGCAATAAAGCAACCTATTAGGCGCTTGGAGATCCAAATTAATAACTTCAATGTGGCCATACCACATCATGTTAACTTATTAAAACGGCATAAAAGTAACATTGAAAAA TATCGAACACAACATGAGTGGGAAAAGATGAATAGAGAACACATAAATGTAGCTAGGATTATAAAACAGCTTAAAGAATTACTATATCAAATGGACACTTTAAGAGCTCATGTTCTTGATTCTGACATTAATCAGTTTGATAAATTAACTGGCAATGCCCGTACAAGTATCATGAATGCAATCAGAGAATATATGg AACTACAGCTGAATTTGCCCATGTCACAACCAGAGTCACCCAAAGAAGAAGATCAACCCAAAAGTCATCCACTTGACGACACATATATCCAACTCCAGAAAGAACAGCAGGAGCTGCAGCATCAGGAG GATCAAAAGGAGCTAGTAAATGCAGTAGAAGACAACATAGAAGTAACAAATGTGAATGTAACAGAGGGTGAGAAATTCCTTCAAAAAGCTGCTAGGTACAAAGTTACTATGTACCCTTTAGCAGGAGCTGTAATTGGAACTTGTATTGGTGGACCGGTTGGTTTACTAGCTGGATTAAAAGTCGGTGGTCTAACTGCACTAGGTTGTGGTATTTTAG gATTTACTGGAGCATCCataataaagaaaaaggagatAGAAATGCAAAAATCGAGATCAACGGAGGGGCACAGTTTAACTAAGCAAAAATCTGTGCAGAAATCAATATCTTTACCTGAGAACTTACAAGAAACTAAGAAGGAGTTGTGA